The sequence TTCATTGAAGGACGTAAGCGGTATAAATATAGAGATGAGCCACGTAACCGGATGGAATTGATTCAATCATTCTCTCATATTCTGTATGCTAATACACCTGGCTTTAGTAAGTGGACTGAAATTGATAGTCATACTATCGTGGCTAACAATATTTGTTATCTCATTTACTTAGGATGTAAATCGCAAAACTCTAACATGCAATTTGAAGAAGATCCGATGACAATTATAAGCATGCGTGAGAATGAATTGATGTACCGTATTGAAGCTGATATGTCTAACAAAATCCGGAGTGAAGTTGGTCTCGAGGACTACATCGCTAAGCAGTTCCGTAGTGATGAGAAATCAACGCCGAGCGTTATTGTTAACTTCCTGGGTAATGGTAGATTTATCTTCAAGGTTATGAAACCGGTACGTAAAGTTATTTCAATCGGTGACGTGTTAATGTATAGTGATGATCAGCGAGGAATTAACGTTTTACAGGACCTGGGTAAGGAGAAATATTTCCTTCCTTATGTAGTGGGACTTGTAAATAATGAGGAACCGCAGATTATTGACTTATTAGGTGAAGCGCATATGGTTATTGCCGGTGAAACCGGTGGTGGTAAATCCTGGTTTATATTCTATACGCTATTGAGTATGGTATTGAGTAATAAACCTAGTGATGTATCGTTCATTGTATTGGATATTAAGCGATCCGCTATCTTTAAATCTCTTAATAAGTTTCCTCATTGTATTCATCACGAAACCGAACATAGTAACATTCTTGAGCGCTTGGAAATGTTACACAAAGAGATGGAATACCGTAAACAGTTGCTCGATAACTTCGAAGCTGAAGACTGGCATACGTTAAGAACTAAATTTAAGGATCGACCTGATATATTGAACAACTTACCGTATTTATTCATAGTTTTCGATGAGATGGCCGCAACACTTGGCCAATTCAAAGATATCAAAAAGGATTTGTTTGATAAGGCGACATTCTACTTGAGTAGTATTGCTCAGCAGGCACGTGCATCCGGTATTAAAATTGTCGGTATCGCTCAGCGGACAACTGCTGATAACATTCCGAAAAACTTTATGAACAATGCTAGTTTTAAAGTTGGTTTCAACCTTACTGAAGCTGACTATGATCGTTTCGAGATCAAGAAAGGTCAGTTTAATATTCCACGTGAACCGGGGCAGGCAATTTACCTAGCTAGTGGGATGACGAAACCTAGTATGATACGGACACTAGGTACCGGCGCTTTGGGTGATCCTAAGAGTAATGAATCTATTGTTAATATTTTTAAAATGTTAGCTTTGGAATGGACTTTACGTGACCCTATACTTCCTGAATTTCAGTCATTCGATTCTATTGATAGCCGCGTAGAAATGCGAGAGAAACTCCTTGAAGATTATGAGGAAGGTAACTACTTCTCTGAAATGACTGAGAGTGTGGATGATATCTTTAACAAGATATTAAAAGGTGAAAATGTAAAGGGTGACACTGATTCTCCAATTAAACCGGCAAGTAAAGCAAAGAAAGTTAACGTACCTGCGCCAGAAACAATATATCCTCTGCCTGAAAAGTTAGATCCTAAACCACGTAAAGCCGCTGTCCCTGTAATTGTACAGGATAGTGATCTCGGTGATTACCCTGACGAAGATGAAGACTTCGATGAAGACTTCGATGAAGACTTCGATGAGGACAACCCGGGTGATGACGAGGACTTCGACGAGGACGACTACGATGAAGACGACTTCGACGAGGATGATGATTTTGATGAAGATAACCCTGACGGTGACGACGAACAGTATGCAGATTCGCTGGAAGCTAATTATCCAGTCAATCCAGTTAGGCGTAACCCTGCAGCAATACCTGATTTTACGCAGGAGTCTAGCGGTCCAATTACACCGACTGGTAAGAAATTTTTTAAACAACCCCGTTATAATCGCAATAAAGTTGAAGCTGGTGTGAGCAGGCAGGAAGTAACTAAGAAGGTTGTGCCCCAGCAGGTAGTAATACCGACACATGCTGATGGACGTACCTATTCACCTTACGAATTTATCAAACTACGTGGTGGAGTTATATCAGCTTCGGTACTAGAACAACTTTACTCATCACATGATATCAAAAAGTCTATCATGGATCATTTAATCTTTAAATCAGGTGACAGGTATGTGATTTAGAACGATCAAAAAACATTTACATTAAGGAACAGAATGAAGAATTAATTCTGTTCCTTATTTTTATTTCTAGGAGGATGTACATGTACGAAAAATCAGAAGTTTTACATGATTTACCTGTATGGGAGACCGAAGGAAATGAGGTTGTTCAGAGATTTACTTTCTTCGACTTCGAAGCTAATGGTGTAGATCCATCAATAGCGGAACCAATTGAATTTGCAGGTGCCCATTTCGAGAACGGAGTTATGGTAGATTCAATAAACTTCTTGATTTATCAGGACATCGAAATTGATCCGCAAGTTGTTGATGTCACTGGTATCACTACTGAGGAAATGAAGCGTGAAGGTATTCCTGAGGAAGAAGCTGTACGTAAAATTCACGATTTTCTTGGTACACGTCTGATTGTTGCACATAATATCGGCTACGACTTACAAATACTTAATGAACTGTACAAACGACACGGTCGTAAACGTCCTATCGACAATCATTTCATTGATACACTCACTATCGGACGGAATGTTGATTTCTACCCACACCGACTTGATAAACTTTGTGAACGTCATAATGTACCTTTGACAGGCGCTCACCGAGCACTTAATGACGTTGTTGGTGGTGCAGGACTTCTGCTTCATTACGCTAAAGATAATATCATCCGACCTTACGTGGACAAGCTCGGGTACTTCGGTAAATATGCTCCGCCTGCATGGTATCCGGAATACGCAACACTGGTTAAGCAGTGGAACAAATATAACAATTAAATTTCTGTTTAAACTCGAGACTGCCCTGAGAAGGGCAGTTTTTTATTTTAATGTACTGTTTTATTTACTGATAATACCGTCTAATAGTTAGCTTGAACATTAAATAGTATGGAAAAGAAATAAAAAATGATCGATAACCTCATATTTCACCTGTATCTCTGTTTCCCACTAATATCTCTAATTTCACTTATATCTCTGGGAGGGTTAATATATGTCAAAACCACAATGTACCTCGGTTTCATCTGTTAGTGAAGAAGAATTATTAATGTTGCGCTACATAAATCCAACATTCGTTATGACTCTATTTATTATTTGTGTTGCTGCTCTCTTTGTTCCTTATGATTTAGGGACAGAAATACAGGTATTTACTTTAGTTATTGGATTAGTTTCTTTATCAGCTTTAATATGTTACATTGATATTAGGAGAAAAGTTGGTAGATTTTTTAGTTCCAAGTCAAGATGAATAGTCGATTAAGTAGTACTTTAATATAACGTTAACAATTAATATTCTACTTCATTAAGTTATATGAGTTAAGGGTTAACTAAAAGTTAAGGAGTGTTCTTAATTGGTACCAAATAAAATAGTACAATACGAAGAACAACTAAAAAATACATCCACTTATAAGGAGGTCAACTAATGGCATCACGTACTCCATTGTATAATGACTTCTATTTAAGAGGTAATTTGAGCGACCAACAGATTAAATGGCTTCTCAAGGTTCATGGTGATCAGGCCGCACCTAAGTTGAAGCACGTAATTGATGGATTCGAGTTGCATGATCCTCAGACTGTAGCTGTCGCTATGGGTATATTAAATCCTAGATTCTTCATTGCAGATAAAGTAGGATTAGGTAAAGGACTGATGGCCGCCGCAATCTACGCCAGATTGAAGCAGATGAATGCGATTAAGGTGCAAAATGGTGAAGCGGCTCCTATTGGTAAACAATTGCTTGTAACTGTACCTCATAACGTTATTCAAATGGCTAATACTTATCGTCGCTACGGACAGAATATTGTTCCAATTCACGGTGGTAATGCTAAGAAAGTTTTGAATGACTTCGATATTGACGATCCTAATATTGACGGTATCGTTATTCCGTGGTCAGGAATGATATCACAGGGTATTCTTGCGTATATCTCAAATAACCTCGATAAATTCAGTTTCGGTGTTTATGACGAGACTGAGAAATTGGTCAAAGAAGGTTCACAGACTTATACGAATGCTAATGCAATCGCTAAGAACCTTAACCGAATGATTTTTACTTACGGTACACCTTGGCAGAAAAGTGTCATGGACTTTTTCTATCAATTCAAG is a genomic window of Paenibacillus pabuli containing:
- a CDS encoding 3'-5' exonuclease, coding for MYEKSEVLHDLPVWETEGNEVVQRFTFFDFEANGVDPSIAEPIEFAGAHFENGVMVDSINFLIYQDIEIDPQVVDVTGITTEEMKREGIPEEEAVRKIHDFLGTRLIVAHNIGYDLQILNELYKRHGRKRPIDNHFIDTLTIGRNVDFYPHRLDKLCERHNVPLTGAHRALNDVVGGAGLLLHYAKDNIIRPYVDKLGYFGKYAPPAWYPEYATLVKQWNKYNN
- a CDS encoding FtsK/SpoIIIE domain-containing protein; this translates as MKDLTKPLKKIPDVFLEWTLRYPGDPDRGPYDPYGGGDDEDDDWDDEEDGGSFTYTPTPAAPPPVRSPEEEKARLEKLFGYTEKPAVTPSYSNPGYSTYSTPEKREWHHVVLDFAKAPFMFFYDILRDCTQRTKADFEVFFHKLFVFSCIFFGLALVCSFAFKNASLPIKETIVVSLLFIVVSRLTLVWYYKIGKNDTIEEVTSEPGIPTVSIPTSSAVGVPGQVQAVSAPVIISGDDNDDDEEDDEYYDEDDEYDEEDDDFDEDNPDDDDEEYDDEDGDYDDSDYIQSAPSRQESNGGSLRRVENVKTTKVSSGELNLQLIEKATDAQFRELVLDSFIEGRKRYKYRDEPRNRMELIQSFSHILYANTPGFSKWTEIDSHTIVANNICYLIYLGCKSQNSNMQFEEDPMTIISMRENELMYRIEADMSNKIRSEVGLEDYIAKQFRSDEKSTPSVIVNFLGNGRFIFKVMKPVRKVISIGDVLMYSDDQRGINVLQDLGKEKYFLPYVVGLVNNEEPQIIDLLGEAHMVIAGETGGGKSWFIFYTLLSMVLSNKPSDVSFIVLDIKRSAIFKSLNKFPHCIHHETEHSNILERLEMLHKEMEYRKQLLDNFEAEDWHTLRTKFKDRPDILNNLPYLFIVFDEMAATLGQFKDIKKDLFDKATFYLSSIAQQARASGIKIVGIAQRTTADNIPKNFMNNASFKVGFNLTEADYDRFEIKKGQFNIPREPGQAIYLASGMTKPSMIRTLGTGALGDPKSNESIVNIFKMLALEWTLRDPILPEFQSFDSIDSRVEMREKLLEDYEEGNYFSEMTESVDDIFNKILKGENVKGDTDSPIKPASKAKKVNVPAPETIYPLPEKLDPKPRKAAVPVIVQDSDLGDYPDEDEDFDEDFDEDFDEDNPGDDEDFDEDDYDEDDFDEDDDFDEDNPDGDDEQYADSLEANYPVNPVRRNPAAIPDFTQESSGPITPTGKKFFKQPRYNRNKVEAGVSRQEVTKKVVPQQVVIPTHADGRTYSPYEFIKLRGGVISASVLEQLYSSHDIKKSIMDHLIFKSGDRYVI